From the Heptranchias perlo isolate sHepPer1 unplaced genomic scaffold, sHepPer1.hap1 HAP1_SCAFFOLD_60, whole genome shotgun sequence genome, the window catcgacaccacaaactgccggctcacagtggaaaggatatccaagaagattgcgcatttagacacagacatcaagtttttacagagctgcaagaaagcagacaagatcccgaaaggactccagatcacgaacccactcaagtccacatacaactcggattacgctgagagactctgccgccgtacctctcgcacactccgcaaccatctcatacaccaactctacagcagacgccacaacctcgaaaccaagatagagtccatactctcaacctgtactcaggacacagcagaccagctacgttataccgccaaacagacgaggcaacggaactacgctgcctacatgaaaaccaagagcaggaagcttgagaaactcggcatcaccaccagcaacgaccaagcttcccctggtaccacggttgcaaccacagggaagtctattgtcaatttatccgaccacacccttcaaccagacgaaatcgaagttctcagccgagggctcaatttctgccccactaccaaaatggaccccactagtctcgcggcggacacagaggaattcatcaggagaatgaggctccgggaattctaccacaaaccccaagatttcagcagcgaacccaatgagacaatcgacgatccggaacagcagacagagggatccgcggtacagcaaccgaagaggaaagagtcaaactggactcctccggagggtcgctgccctcagctggacatgtatgctcaagctgtcaggaaatgcgtcaatgccagattcatcagccgcactcagaagacagtccagaatgtcacccgagcacaacgcaacgccatcaacgctctcaagaccaaccgcaacatcgtcatcaaaccagcggacaaaggaggagccatagtcatacagaacagaacagactattgcaaagaagcataccgacaactggacaaccaggaacactacagacggttacccgcagatccgaccaaagaacacacccaccagctcaacaaactgatcaagaccttcgatccagaccttcaaagcatccttcgcattctcatcccacgtaatccccgcgtgggagacttccactgcctcccaaagatacacaaagccaacacacccggacgtcccatcgtatcaggcaacggaaccctgtgtgagaacctctctggatacatcgagggcatcctgaaacccatcgtacagggaacccccagcttctgtcgcgacactacagacttcctacaaaaactcagtacccacggaccagttgaaccaggaacacttctcaccacgatggatgtctcggcactctacaccagtatcccccacgatgacggcatcgctgcgacagtatcaatactcaacaccaaaaacagccaatctccggaagccatcctacaactcatccgcttcatcctggatcacaatgtcttcaccttcgataaccagttctttacccaaacacacggaacagccatggggaccaaattcgcaccccaatacgccaacattttcatgcacaagttcgagcaggacttcttcactgcacaagacctccaaccaacactatacaccagatacatcgacgacattttctttctatggacccacggcaaggaatcactaaagagacgacacgataacatcaacaagttccatcccaccatcaagctcaccatggactactcctcagaatcagtttctttcttggacacacgaatctccatcaaagacgggcacctcagcacctcactctaccgcaagcccacggacaacctcacgatgctccacttttccagcttccaccctaaccacgtcaaagaggccatcccctatggacaggccctgcgaatacacagggtctgctcagacgaggaggaacgcgatggacacctacagacgctgaaagacgccctagtaagaacgggatatgacgctcgactcatcgatcgacagttccgacgggccacagcaaaaaatcgcatagacctcctcaggagactaacacgggacgcaaccaacagagtaccctttgtcgtccagtacttccccggagcggagaaactacgccatgttctccgcagccttcaacatgtcatcaatgaggacaaacacctcgctatggccatccccacacctccactactcgcctttaaacagccacccaacctcaaacagaccatcgttcgcagcaaactacctagctttcaagagaacagcgtccacgacgccacacaaccctgccacggtaacctctgcaagacatgccagatcatcgacacagatacgaccatcacacgagaggacaccacccaccaggtgcatggttcatactcctgtgactcagccaacgttgtctacctcatacgttgcaggaaaggatgccccagagcatggtacattggcgagaccatgcagacgcggtgacaacggatgaacggacaccgcgcaacaatcgccaaacaggagggttctccccctgtcggggaacacttcagcagtcatggacattcatccaccgaccttcggggaagcgtactccaaggcggccttcgagacacacgacaacgcaaaatcgtcgagcagaaattgatagccaagttccgaacccatgaggacggcctcaaccgggatcttgggttcatgtcacgctacacgttaccccaccagcgaacaaatgttatctgtttttaatataatgggtcatttgctggctctctctgccttccggatgtttctgcctctctctgttttttttctctgttttttttccctgtttgtttttttgttgaatgtgtattcgggggttctgcaggtgacacctctctgtctgaacacggtgattgccttggcaacgggcagttgcaggggcagtctgtaaacaccatgtattgttctatatgtataaatgcataggcttcaaggagctcctgaaacatttacctgaggaaggaggaagtctccgaaagcttgtgaatttaaaataaaattgctggactataacttggtgttgtaaaattgtttacaataacaataaacagggtgagactggaactaaaccaggaacattcactactggtttggggagagaaagcagcaatgattttaaatagcacgttcttcccattctgtctcccttcccctggacacaccctggacacacacagcccgagaatgacctctcccttctcccgctcactccatgttccgggaccagttcctgatccactccgcctcttacaaacagcccccggactccccctgaccttcccccggactcaatgccgatctctgagcccatctgcggacacggtcccgaagcgatgagctgctgtaacgaggctgctctttgctcccttcccccgggggccgtgatctctccattcccggctgttttaaaccatcttcttccgctcactgagggaatggcgcccacaggccgagctgggggagggcagcgcgcatgcgctcttctgctcaccaacaatcagcgctgggggcggggctgagtcacgcatgcgcagatatctggttgaattcccaatacaaaaatcgatggaaactttccccaattggaatttttcagagtctgagcaaaggaagtgagtctgggggaaaggtcagagggaatggggtccacaggcagtgcaggagcaggcaccagaatggaaaacagatgggattccaccagtgcctaacgctggaatccagactgactttacaatctctaactattaaactagatgtttccatccctgctgtttctctcggtatcttttgatggtaaagagcctttcagagataaagtgggcggctctgaaatgagccaatgggttctgttcattcttagtccctttactgataaaactgacgcgtgaggaagaaactggagggaggatttctcaaaccaatcctggagaaacatgggaggaaagagtgagtcggtATGTTTGTTGGGACCGTGTAGGAATAATATCCAACAGCACCGgtcccagattaatttaatcagaTTGAAACTCTCGATTACTGAGAGTAATACCAAACGTCCTTTTGCTGCAAAACAgaatatagtacaacaggcaagagagggttaaaagtGGCCCAATGTTTTTGTCATTCTTTGTGcgggattaatagtgtgtctgcctcttgtacaatatcagtgagagatgagattgcatcttctgtctctccaatgggatctttctggataaaacgaaaCTTTACAGTTCAGTCTGCAACTGATACTGTGTCACTTTGTCTCTccgctctctcaccgtgtctgtcgccctctctctcagtctctctccggtGCTCGATATGAATGTGTGATGCTGCTATTGAGCTtgatatgaacacactgataggaagtgtacgactgtcagtgtgtgtttgtctctctggaaTGCTGGACATGAAgatgggatactgtctgatataaaacagagagaatgagatgtccgggccgggcctcactgtaactggggatgtgttcggctccagtcccagttcatgttcattctcttttcacagattcagggcgagagtctctgtgagacagtaacactggcggagaaactccgcgtcacaaCTCAAATCCCAGCACACGAGATTCTTCAAATcagctgaacccgtctgggaggggatgtgtggggagatagaatcgggtctgggactgaaatggaaggagacgGGTTGAATTGTTaaagaagggactgtatttaggcaggaatattactgactgttaattgtaacggggcttagttaaaagctccgggtttctggAAATACtcgaatatgaagcccgagtctgtaagggtttgtgaggagcgctgtgtttcgattctattatcgataaacggtttgaaattggcggatggaaaaagctggaggtggagctggaagatcagaggccgctctccgctctgtccgtcactctgactcctcccctcacGCTTTATCTGTTTAATCCCCCACATGGAACCAACGCGGGTCGGTGGACTCCAAACACGGTTTACTTGTTAACAgaacgaaaggcgagtaatgtttctgatctcctgggcaccaggcaattcactgttaattgtttctgtacagagtgacaTTTCAATGATTCTCCAGtaagtttgatgcgttatgtaaatagtccaacaaaatagaacagaaatggagcgaagcgctgaatcccacagaTGCAGAAAGGTTAGTTGAtcagttctggtgatgctttacgagcccagcatggcaagtagtttaaataaatacaagaaatctggtgatatgtggactggggtccataagtcaccgcttaaagtaccggactgtggtcggtgccctgactccagtcccattaatacctcatctcttccacaacgagacaaaatcagctcaaagcaacactggtgtcatgatatcagcgtctcccttcagacagtaaccagccctttcacacatACGGTGGGtcgctctgaaaagagcctttacatcgagttacatcgaagctaaggcaccgaaacaggccattcggcaaaactggtctgtgccagcgtttatgctcctcacgagcctcctccctccctaattcatcgaACTCTATCAGAATACCCCTCGATTCTTTTCTTCCTCGTgtgttaatctagcttccccttgaatggatCTGTGCTATTTGTCTGAACCTTGTGGCAGCGttttccacattcaaaccactctttgggtaaatcagtttctcctgaattccctattggattcattagcgactattttatataaattacctttagttttggactccccacaagtggaaacattttctctatgtctaccctatgaaaccctaacgtaagacctccatcaggtcaaccctcagccttctcttttccagagaaagcaCCCCCAGTCTGATCAGCATTTCCTGattaagaatatcctctcatttctcgtATCATGAgattcatttttgcaccttctccaatccctctccgtcctttctataatatggagaacagaactgtgcacaatactccaagtttggtctaaccaagtttccatacaagtttaagatAACTTCTTTACTTCTCAATTTTATTTCTCACGAAGTGAATCCGAGTGTTTGAGTTTCCTTTTTATGAACTTAttgacctgcgtcgctacttcttgtaatttgtatatctgtaccaccagatccctttgctcctctatcccgtttagactcttattatccaagcagtgtgtgacctccttattcttcattctgtaagtttattaatgtcctcttgcattttgatgcattctcccTTTGTCTttactacatcccccaatttgttgtcgtccacaaattttggaattctacttccgattcccaaatccaaattgttaatgtaaattgtgaagaacagtggtcccagcaactggaacatcacttcccaccttttgccagtctcagtagcgacccttaacctctattcatagttttctgttttgtagccaacttgctatccattcgaccacctgtcccctgactccacgtgctctgaacttagccatgagtctgcaatgcggtaccttatcgaaggccttcggaaaatccaaatatattgcatctactgcATTCAACTTGTCCACacgttctgttccttcttcaaagatatcCATAAGGCTGGTCCTgtactttgggttatcagattaaatcttggccgcttcacttgctcttggtgctcacattgctggttttcttcggcagtagcacggcctggatattaggcagcaccccgccctgaacgatggtcacccgtcccagcagcttgttgagctcctcgtcgttgcggatggccagctgcaggtgtctggggatgatgcgggtcttcttgttgtcccgggccgcgttgccggccagctcgaggatttcagccgtcagatactcgagcacagcagccagatagaccggggctccggcacccacacgttcagcgcagttcccctttcgcaggagcctgtgaacacggcccacagggaattaCAGTCCGGCcctggatgagcgagacttggccttggccgagctttaccgccggtttttcctcttccagacatttccacaatctcacaaacactttcacaacgaatgaagaaatcctcccgcactcgcccttcttataccttctggaggagtacagtgggggcaattgtgatgggtctctctcagagtgttttcactgcccgctcaccctcactgatattctatctttcaactgctgtaatattgtcctttagtaatattgctgctccccctcctttcccgacttctctgtcctttctaaagatcttatagacttgaatattaagcagcCATTCGTGCCCAGCTGGTAGTCCGGTCTCcgtaatgatttaatgtaattatttaacctCACTGAATGGGTGATGcggccgatatcaggtgaagaattactggctgttgtgtaatttccgtTGATTGGGAGTTGGCGACATCTACTGGGCGGAgacgggaactgcaacagagcgagaaaggatccgtcagaaaccaggaaaaatgaagaacaaaatccaacagtctGCAGTTTCTGTTCAGGCTCTGATATTTGGGAACTCTTTTATTACCATTAATGcgtagcgatggtggtatagtggtgagcatagctgccttccacgcagttgacccgggttcgattcccggccatcgcaattaattattcttattagtttatttccttCAGAAACTCGAAGTTTGCAATCGAATTGGATGCAGTTCCGTGGGATATTGCTTCCAAAACATAAACGGGTGTAATGatattaaaatgttttcaacgttcatttcttttccctatcgacggaatagaggaaaaacatgctggaaatagtgagctacaaagggtccaatgagagtgaggaagggaaatgatatgttagcctttattgcaagtgtgttggaatataagagtaaggagttcttgctgcaattgtagtatgaggaaatattgtgtaaaattggcctatattctgtgcagtttagaagaatgagaggtgagcgcattgaaatgtatagcattcttagacggcttgacagggtagatgctgacaggctgattcccctgactggagagtcaagaactggagctcatagtctcaagataagggatcggccattttggaccgacatgaggaaagatttctgcaCTCAAatatttgtgaatctttggaattctctaccccagagggctgtggatgctcagtcgttgagtatattcaaagctgggatcgatagatttttggactctagggaatcaaaagatatggggatagggagggagagtggagttgaggtcaagatcagccctgatctgattgaatggcagagagggCTCGTGggaccttatggcctactcctgctcctatttcttacgttcttatgtagcGAGCCTTATATCCAAatgtgctgacgacactaagttgtgaggcacagtaagcattatagatgggagcaaaaagttgcaaagggacattgatggattcagtgagtgggtgaaactgtgccagatggagttcaacgtggggaagtgtgaggtcatccactttggaccataaaaagatagatcagagtattttctaattgGCAAGAAAGtaggaactgtggaagagcagagggatttatgagaccaagtacagaattcactaaAAGGTGCAAAAATAAGTTAATATGGTAATAGAATTTTGATCTTTGTCTCAAAGGACATAAAATAAAAAGGAGTAGAAGTCATGTCACAGTTACacagaactctggttagacctcatttatagagtactgtgttcagctctgggcaccgcacctcttgCAGGATAATAACACATGAAATATGagtaggtgtaggccattcggcccctcgagcctactccaccattcaacagatcatggctgatcttcaacctcatctccactttaccgccctgtccccatatcccttgattgccttgtccaaaaatctatcaaactcaatcttgaatacactaaacgactgaacatccacagccctttggggtggagagaacagcatcaatgaagataaaaggaatgaaattaaatgtgtcatacagttaaatctcgctgctctgtctgaccattttggtcgctacttccctgcagagggttttgaaaatttgatggaaaagcgttgggtgaaagatacttttgctttcgaaaatcctgaatcaatattgaagctaaacttgatgcctgagcaagaaaacgagttggtgcgactcacctgtgagcacactgaaaacacgccacaagtcattcagtttgtcttCTTTTTGGATCAATGCTTTCAAAGATTATCCACTATTAcgtaagattagtgttctgttgttgctgccgttcacaacaaccgacatgtgcgaactgggattttcaactttgagaaggttaaaaacaagagaaagaaaccgactcaacagcgcatctgatatgcgtggagcgctttcatctcttgatccagattggaacgagatcatgaacaacaggcagactCACCTCTCATATTAAGTAAGTAAAACTGATCCTGatcttttactgtatttatactgtatttaaaatgtttttcaagtaacgtcgatgtctaattttagttaatacttgaagtgaagtgaagagaagAGCTAGCATGTCCTGACCTTTATtgagatttgatgaaaactccagtcagaagatattattgttttgggtccctgAGGGAAGGGCTTTTCTTCCAACGGGTCAGGAGGAAAAAGCTTTGAGAAACACTGTTCCACATTGTACGatcagtgtctgttcagcaaaccggCTCTGAACTCCTCAGTCCGTATTTCTCAACACGGTTCTGTGCGCGACACGGGCAAAAAAACACTCACCGAAGCCCGGCGACTAATGGCGGCCGAAGGcaccacaatcccccgcgccccagatACCCCTCTATCTCCAAGGCGCCAATATTTCCGttcagactgcgcatgctccccagGCCCGCCTGCATTCTGGGAGCGCGTTGCTCCTGGAGTTTGTtgcgagtcggactcggtggaaacgggagaagaaaccgggaagcggcgggtaTGAAGGGGGAGGCGCTGGGTGAGGGTTTTAATGTTGCCAGGGGCTCCCCGCCCGCCCGTCCGCCGGGCACCCCGGCTGTGATTCAGCGTCTGAGCCGCACTCAGAGTTGCTCAGACTCCGCTCGGCCCAGCTCAGTGTCCGGGACCAGCACCGCGCATGCTCCGGTCATTGGGCCTTCTTGCTCCTGCGCGCTGCTCCCCTTCGAATtgagatagaccgtattctaccGCGCGGGGCATTTTGGGTAAGGTTATCCGCCATTGTATAACTCACGCCGATATTTCTGTGATGGGGTTTCGAAGGGCGAGGTTtcaccaatcaaaagcaaaatactgcggatgctggaaatgtgaaatataaagagaaaatgctggacatcctcagcaagtcgggcagcatccgcggagaatgaaacagagttaacgtttcagattaaTGTTATTGTTTTGTCAGAACTTGAAGAAGTGTaagaattaacagtttttaagcaaggagagaggcagggaaagagggggCGGTGAGGGAAAGAACaatagggaaggtctgtgatcgtgtggagggcaggagtgataaagcaaaaaaagggatgatggtgcaaggcaaggagggtggtaatgggtcaagtaaagaaacaaacgaCGGCTTCAGAGGAGCTTTAAAGGGCTCCAGTCAGTTGGATGTGTGAATGAGGCCGTGAGACAAAGGAAGCGAATttgaagcggagagagagggacacgctgtgTAACCAGGCACAAACACTCAGCCACAGCCCAGACATCACCTGTTTCCCACTTGGCGTGAAAGGACTATAACAATTACAATAATCCATGTTGTTTGATTTTGAATAGTTTACTTTCTAAATTGAATCATGTTTCTCCAATTATATTTCACAACTCAGATTCAAGGCCTCCAACCCAACCCAAATGTTGGCGATGGTGCGATAGGTTtgggtttcagcagagggaggagggtgagtgtgtcagactgggatttacagtctgggggaatgagcaggaagaatgttccataggaactggaattgcctgttctgaatttattttccttattcacagtgaggacttctgtaaactccagtgcactgattgtggaaagagctttaaccagttcaacaacctgaaaaaacatcgcaccattcacagcggggagaaaccgtacacgtgttctgtgtgtggacgaggctgcaactgatcgtccaacctggagagacacaaggacacccgaacaatggagaaaccgtggaaatctggggactgtgggaagggattcaattacccgtcccagttggaaactcatcgacgcagacacactggggagaggccgttcacctgcaatgagtgtgggaagggattcactcagtcatccaacctgctgacacaccagcgagttcacactggggagaggccgttcacctgctccgtgtgtgggaagggattcactcaatcatccagccttattgaacatcagcttgttcacactgataagagacttttcgaATGTTccgtctgtgagaagagctttaaaagaaaaagtgatctcctgacacaccaacgcactcacactggggagaggccgttcacctgctctgtttgtgggaagggattcactcagtcatccagcctactgatacaccagcgaattcacactggggagaagccagtcacctgctccgtgtgtgggaagggattcactcgatcatcccaccggctGAGACACCAGAGAATTCACACTggcgagaggccgttcacctgctccgtatgtgggaagggattcactcattcatccatccttctgacacatcaactcgttcacactgataagagaccttttaaatgtttagactgtgagaagagctttaaaagaaaaaaggatctactgacacaccaacgtactcacactggggagaggccgttcacctgcactgagtgtgggaagagattcagtcagtcatccaacctgcaaaCACACCAACATATTCACAATgtggagaggctgttcacctgctccgtgtgtgggaagagattcactcggtcatcctacctcattgaacatcaacatgttcacattgataagagaccctttgaatgttctgactgtgagaagaactttaaaagaacaagggatttactgagacaccaacgtattcacactggggagaggccgttcacctgctccgtgtgtgggaagggattcactctgtcATCCAGTCTACTTATACACCAGTgggttcacatgtgactgcaggggtcggattctgctgttattactgctgttaatcagatc encodes:
- the LOC137316848 gene encoding zinc finger protein 623-like, which encodes MEKPWKSGDCGKGFNYPSQLETHRRRHTGERPFTCNECGKGFTQSSNLLTHQRVHTGERPFTCSVCGKGFTQSSSLIEHQLVHTDKRLFECSVCEKSFKRKSDLLTHQRTHTGERPFTCSVCGKGFTQSSSLLIHQRIHTGEKPVTCSVCGKGFTRSSHRLRHQRIHTGERPFTCSVCGKGFTHSSILLTHQLVHTDKRPFKCLDCEKSFKRKKDLLTHQRTHTGERPFTCTECGKRFSQSSNLQTHQHIHNVERLFTCSVCGKRFTRSSYLIEHQHVHIDKRPFECSDCEKNFKRTRDLLRHQRIHTGERPFTCSVCGKGFTLSSSLLIHQWVHM